A portion of the Malania oleifera isolate guangnan ecotype guangnan chromosome 3, ASM2987363v1, whole genome shotgun sequence genome contains these proteins:
- the LOC131150594 gene encoding BURP domain protein RD22 produces the protein MEFHLLPILSFLTLALVASHATLPSEVYWNSVLPNTVMPPAIRSSLQPGYIDEKGTSVAVGKGGVGVHTGKGKPGGGTSVSVGGKGKGVGVSTGKPGHGTNVGVGKGGVSVNTGHKGKPVYVGVAPGKSPFLYKYAATEDQLHDSHNVAIFFLENDLHTGKEMNLQFTKSRNNATFLPRTIAKSIPFSSSKLPEILNKFSVKPDSVEAKLMKNTINECEEPAIKGEVKFCATSLESMIDFSISKLGKQVHAVSTEVQKGTHMQKYTIAAGLKKLTSKESVVCHKQNYVYAVFYCHNTHTTRVYMVPLVGSDGTKVNAVAVCHTNTSAWNPKHLAFQVLKVQPGTVPICHFLPEDHVTWVPN, from the exons ATGGAGTTCCATCTCCTTCCCATCCTCTCTTTTCTCACT CTTGCACTGGTAGCAAGTCATGCTACTCTTCCCTCTGAAGTGTACTGGAATTCTGTGCTGCCAAACACCGTGATGCCCCCAGCCATCAGGAGTTCACTACAGCCTG GCTACATCGACGAGAAGGGCACCTCAGTCGCTGTAGGGAAAGGAGGTGTAGGTGTACATACTGGAAAAGGAAAGCCAGGAGGCGGCACCAGTGTTTCTGTTGGTGGCAAAGGAAAAGGCGTCGGCGTCAGCACTGGAAAGCCCGGCCATGGCACGAATGTTGGTGTTGGGAAAGGAGGGGTATCTGTGAACACGGGCCACAAGGGAAAGCCCGTATATGTTGGAGTAGCGCCAGGAAAAAGTCCATTCTTATACAAATATGCTGCAACTGAGGATCAACTCCATGACAGCCACAACGTAGCTATCTTCTTCCTGGAAAACGACCTGCATACGGGCAAAGAAATGAACTTGCAGTTCACAAAAAGCAGAAATAATGCTACTTTTTTACCACGCACAATTGCCAAGTCAATTCCTTTCTCATCTAGCAAATTGCCAGAAATTTTGAACAAGTTCTCGGTGAAACCTGACTCTGTTGAAGCCAAATTAATGAAGAACACAATTAATGAGTGCGAAGAGCCAGCCATAAAAGGAGAGGTCAAGTTCTGTGCAACTTCCTTGGAATCGATGATAGATTTCAGCATTTCCAAGCTTGGAAAACAGGTTCACGCTGTCTCAACAGAGGTGCAAAAAGGAACCCACATGCAAAAGTATACAATTGCAGCTGGACTGAAGAAACTGACAAGCAAAGAATCTGTTGTTTGCCATAAGCAGAATTATGTGTATGCAGTGTTCTACTGCCATAACACGCACACTACAAGGGTTTATATGGTTCCATTGGTTGGCTCTGATGGGACAAAAGTTAATGCAGTGGCAGTTTGCCATACTAATACCTCAGCATGGAACCCAAAGCATTTGGCCTTTCAAGTGCTCAAAGTTCAGCCAGGAACTGTTCCTATCTGCCATTTCCTTCCTGAAGATCATGTCACCTGGGTTCCCAACTAG